Proteins encoded by one window of Mesorhizobium sp. INR15:
- the ybgC gene encoding tol-pal system-associated acyl-CoA thioesterase codes for MGDHGESAALSAGLSGALTDFGHRLMARVYYADTDFSGVVYHARYLEFFERGRSDYLRLTGVHHTELADGKHGEKIVWIVRRMEIDFRGSARIDDILTVDTRTDDISGARIFMAQQLKRAEEVLVEARVEAAIIGENGRPRRFPREWLAAFLPKVR; via the coding sequence ATGGGCGATCATGGTGAATCGGCGGCGCTGTCCGCAGGGCTTTCCGGGGCGTTGACCGACTTTGGCCATCGGCTGATGGCGCGTGTTTATTATGCCGACACCGACTTCTCAGGCGTCGTCTATCACGCTCGATACCTCGAGTTTTTCGAGCGGGGCCGCTCCGACTATCTCCGGCTGACCGGCGTGCATCACACCGAGCTTGCCGACGGCAAGCATGGTGAGAAGATCGTCTGGATCGTGCGGCGCATGGAGATCGATTTCCGCGGTTCGGCCAGGATCGATGACATCCTGACTGTCGACACCCGCACCGATGACATCTCCGGCGCGCGCATCTTCATGGCGCAGCAGCTGAAACGGGCCGAGGAGGTTCTGGTCGAAGCGCGGGTCGAAGCCGCGATCATCGGTGAGAACGGCCGGCCGAGGCGCTTTCCCAGGGAATGGCTTGCTGCCTTCCTGCCCAAGGTGCGTTGA
- a CDS encoding glycoside hydrolase family 5 protein → MALLTAMIKTLMAAVLVLMSVALPAHAASFTMKRGLNLDQWTTWPGEDQWGDPKAILPYPEWRRFLGEGDLKALKDAGFDFLRMPVDPSPFLSEKTTALRGDLYASVLDSVRMINRAGLKVIVDMHLIPSGASRKIGMGEVMDDPETFDRYVDMVRKMGRTLAGEDPAKVAFELMNEPIVDCDAEGTSLWPERQHKLFAAARASATRLTLILTGACYSAASSLEKIDPKAIPDDNVIWTFHSYDPFLLTHQGATWAGDFIPYVTGLPYPLTAIPRAQLDATLDTIRARIKAEAPWARRSGLLAYLDEQVASMDSTDKLLGLMDAPFRKVEAWARANGIKPENVTLGEFGMIRQEYGNSYVMPAEYRAAYVSDMIGRAEGHGFSWSVWSYGGAFGIVDAFNGDKAEPGVMQAIKALR, encoded by the coding sequence ATGGCACTGTTGACGGCGATGATCAAGACCTTGATGGCGGCGGTGCTTGTGCTGATGTCCGTTGCGCTGCCGGCGCACGCGGCGAGCTTCACCATGAAGCGCGGCCTCAACCTCGACCAATGGACGACGTGGCCAGGCGAAGACCAGTGGGGCGACCCCAAGGCCATCCTGCCCTATCCGGAATGGCGCAGGTTTCTGGGCGAGGGTGACCTCAAGGCCCTGAAGGACGCCGGCTTCGACTTCCTGCGCATGCCGGTCGATCCATCGCCCTTCCTGTCCGAAAAGACGACGGCGCTGCGCGGCGACCTCTATGCCAGCGTGCTGGATTCCGTGCGCATGATCAACCGCGCCGGACTGAAGGTGATTGTCGACATGCACCTCATTCCTTCAGGCGCCAGCCGCAAGATCGGCATGGGCGAAGTGATGGACGACCCGGAGACCTTCGACCGCTACGTCGACATGGTTCGCAAGATGGGCCGGACGCTGGCCGGCGAAGATCCGGCGAAAGTCGCCTTCGAACTGATGAACGAGCCGATCGTCGACTGCGACGCCGAAGGCACCAGCCTCTGGCCCGAACGTCAGCACAAGCTGTTCGCGGCCGCGCGCGCCTCGGCCACAAGACTGACCCTGATCCTGACCGGCGCCTGCTATTCCGCCGCGAGTTCGCTCGAAAAGATCGATCCGAAGGCGATCCCGGACGACAATGTCATCTGGACCTTTCATTCCTACGACCCATTCCTGCTTACCCATCAGGGCGCGACCTGGGCCGGTGACTTCATCCCCTATGTCACTGGCCTGCCCTATCCGCTGACCGCGATTCCCAGGGCACAGCTCGATGCAACACTCGACACCATCCGCGCCAGGATCAAGGCCGAGGCGCCGTGGGCGCGGCGGAGCGGCCTGCTCGCCTATCTCGATGAACAGGTGGCCAGCATGGACAGCACCGACAAGCTGCTTGGCCTGATGGATGCGCCGTTCAGGAAGGTCGAGGCATGGGCGAGGGCCAACGGCATCAAACCGGAAAACGTCACACTGGGTGAGTTTGGCATGATCCGGCAGGAATACGGCAACAGCTATGTGATGCCCGCTGAGTATCGCGCCGCCTATGTCAGCGACATGATCGGCCGCGCCGAAGGGCACGGCTTTTCATGGTCGGTGTGGAGCTACGGCGGGGCCTTCGGTATCGTCGATGCTTTCAACGGCGACAAGGCCGAGCCCGGCGTGATGCAGGCGATCAAGGCACTTCGCTGA
- the ruvB gene encoding Holliday junction branch migration DNA helicase RuvB, with product MSLSPRLIAPEKRGEDAEQTLRPQTLDDFVGQAAVRANLKVFIEAAKGRNEALDHVLFVGPPGLGKTTLAQIMARELGVNFRSTSGPVIAKAGDLAALLTNLEEGDVLFIDEIHRLSPAVEEILYPAMEDFQLDLIIGEGPAARSVKIDLARFTLVAATTRLGLLTNPLRDRFGIPVRLNFYSVEELEQIVRRGARILAMPLGDDGALEIARRARGTPRIAGRLLRRVRDFASVAGDGHVNRKIADEALTRLEVDALGLDALDRRYLSMIARNFGGGPVGIETIAAGLSEPRDAIEDIIEPYLIQQGFIQRTPRGRVLTANAWRHLGLDAPKDLAQQQINLFQEE from the coding sequence ATGAGCCTTTCCCCCCGTCTCATTGCGCCGGAAAAGCGTGGCGAGGATGCCGAGCAGACCTTGCGGCCGCAGACGCTTGACGATTTTGTCGGCCAGGCGGCGGTGCGGGCCAATCTCAAGGTCTTCATCGAGGCCGCCAAGGGCCGCAACGAGGCGCTCGACCACGTTCTGTTTGTCGGTCCGCCGGGTCTCGGCAAGACGACACTGGCGCAGATCATGGCGCGCGAGCTTGGCGTCAATTTCCGCTCGACCTCCGGCCCGGTCATCGCCAAGGCCGGCGATCTCGCGGCACTCCTGACCAATCTTGAAGAAGGCGACGTGCTGTTCATCGACGAGATCCACCGGCTCAGCCCGGCGGTCGAGGAAATCCTCTATCCGGCGATGGAGGATTTCCAGCTCGACCTGATCATCGGCGAGGGGCCGGCGGCGCGCTCGGTGAAGATTGATCTGGCACGGTTTACCCTGGTTGCCGCCACCACGCGGCTCGGTCTTCTGACCAACCCGCTGCGCGACCGTTTCGGCATTCCGGTGCGGCTCAATTTCTATTCGGTCGAGGAACTCGAACAGATCGTGCGGCGCGGTGCGCGCATCCTTGCCATGCCGCTGGGCGACGATGGCGCGCTGGAAATCGCGCGCCGGGCGCGCGGCACGCCGCGCATCGCCGGCCGGCTGTTGCGGCGCGTGCGCGATTTTGCCTCCGTCGCCGGCGATGGTCATGTCAATCGCAAGATCGCCGACGAGGCACTGACGCGGCTGGAGGTCGATGCGCTCGGCCTCGACGCGCTTGACCGGCGCTACCTCTCGATGATCGCGCGCAATTTCGGCGGCGGGCCGGTCGGCATCGAGACGATCGCGGCGGGGCTTTCCGAGCCGCGTGACGCCATCGAGGACATTATCGAGCCCTATCTGATCCAGCAGGGGTTCATCCAGCGCACGCCGCGCGGCCGTGTGCTGACGGCCAATGCCTGGCGCCATCTCGGCCTCGATGCGCCGAAGGACCTGGCGCAGCAGCAGATCAACCTGTTCCAGGAGGAGTAG
- the tolB gene encoding Tol-Pal system beta propeller repeat protein TolB codes for MALGMTAMATLPARALVEINVNKGNVEPLPIAITDFQGGDALGAQISQIVTADLKRSGLFAPIDKSAFIEKITNPDAAPRFDDWKVINAQAVVTGSVSKEADGRIRAQYRLWDTFAGQQMAGEQFFANDANQRRVAHIIADAIYERLTGEKGYFDTRVVFIDESGAKNARKKRLAIMDQDGANIRYLSDGKAIVLTPRFSPNRQEITYMSYESGQPRVYLLQIETGQRELVGNFPGMTFAPRFSPDGQKVIMSLLRDDGNSNIFAMDLRSRSTTRLTNSTAIDTSPSYSPDGSKVVFTSDRGGRAQIYVMGADGSGQTRISFGDGVYSTPVWSPRGDLIAFTKQSGGEFQIGVMKTDGSGERILSSGFQQEGPTWAPNGRVLMFFRDSAGGPKLVSVDLTGRNEQSIPTANFASDPAWSPLLE; via the coding sequence ATGGCGCTGGGCATGACCGCCATGGCCACCTTGCCGGCGCGGGCACTCGTTGAGATCAACGTCAACAAGGGCAATGTCGAGCCGCTGCCGATCGCCATCACGGATTTCCAGGGTGGTGACGCGCTTGGGGCCCAGATTTCCCAGATCGTCACCGCCGACCTGAAGCGGTCCGGCCTGTTCGCGCCGATCGACAAGAGTGCCTTCATCGAGAAGATCACCAATCCGGATGCGGCACCGCGCTTCGACGACTGGAAGGTGATCAACGCGCAGGCAGTGGTTACCGGCAGCGTCAGCAAGGAAGCCGACGGCCGCATCCGCGCCCAGTACCGGCTGTGGGATACCTTTGCCGGCCAGCAGATGGCCGGCGAGCAGTTCTTCGCCAACGATGCCAATCAGCGGCGTGTCGCGCATATCATCGCCGATGCGATCTATGAGCGGTTGACCGGCGAGAAGGGCTATTTCGACACCCGCGTCGTGTTCATCGACGAATCCGGCGCCAAGAATGCCCGCAAGAAGCGCCTCGCCATCATGGACCAGGATGGCGCCAATATCCGCTATCTCTCGGACGGCAAGGCGATCGTGCTCACTCCGCGGTTCTCGCCGAACCGTCAGGAAATCACCTACATGTCCTATGAAAGCGGTCAGCCGCGGGTTTACCTGCTGCAGATCGAGACCGGGCAGCGCGAACTGGTCGGCAATTTCCCCGGCATGACGTTCGCGCCGCGCTTTTCGCCCGATGGCCAGAAGGTGATCATGAGCCTGCTGCGCGACGACGGCAATTCCAACATTTTCGCCATGGACCTGCGCAGCCGCTCGACGACGCGGCTGACGAACTCGACCGCCATCGACACGTCGCCGTCCTATTCGCCGGATGGCAGCAAGGTGGTGTTCACGTCCGATCGTGGCGGCCGTGCGCAGATCTATGTGATGGGCGCGGATGGCTCTGGCCAGACCCGCATCTCGTTTGGCGACGGCGTCTATTCGACGCCGGTCTGGTCGCCGCGCGGCGACCTTATCGCCTTCACCAAGCAATCGGGTGGCGAGTTCCAGATCGGCGTCATGAAGACCGACGGTTCTGGTGAGCGCATCCTCTCGTCGGGCTTCCAGCAGGAGGGGCCGACCTGGGCGCCCAACGGCCGCGTGCTGATGTTCTTCCGCGATTCCGCCGGGGGGCCGAAACTGGTGTCGGTCGATTTGACCGGCCGCAACGAGCAGTCGATCCCGACCGCGAACTTCGCTTCCGATCCGGCCTGGTCGCCGCTGCTTGAGTAG
- a CDS encoding metallophosphoesterase, whose translation MITRRGFLKFVGGSFLTAASFGAYAVGIEPMLLTHVKRYTLTPPHWPSGLKLRIVALADIHACRPWMTPERIASLAEDANALQPDLIVLLGDYTAGTRLVADWVNASEWASALSGLKAPLGVMSILGNHDWWEDRAAQKAGGGPTIARKALEAVGIPVLENDIVRLEKDGHGFWVAGLADQLALLPNKEHRGFKGLDDLDGTLARVSDTSPVILLAHEPDIFPKVPGRVALTLSGHTHGGQVRLFGYSPVVPSRFGNRYAYGHVVETDRNLIVSGGLGFSILPVRFGVRPEILSIDLG comes from the coding sequence ATGATTACCAGACGCGGGTTCTTGAAATTCGTTGGGGGTTCGTTTCTGACCGCGGCCTCTTTCGGCGCCTACGCGGTCGGCATCGAGCCGATGCTTCTGACACATGTGAAGCGCTATACGCTGACGCCGCCGCATTGGCCGTCGGGACTGAAATTGCGCATTGTCGCGCTTGCCGACATTCACGCCTGCAGGCCGTGGATGACGCCTGAGCGGATCGCCTCGCTTGCCGAAGACGCGAATGCGCTGCAGCCGGATCTGATTGTGCTGCTGGGTGACTATACCGCTGGCACCCGCCTGGTAGCGGACTGGGTGAATGCGTCCGAATGGGCGTCGGCTTTATCCGGTCTCAAGGCGCCGCTTGGCGTGATGTCGATCCTTGGCAATCATGACTGGTGGGAGGACCGTGCCGCGCAGAAGGCAGGCGGCGGACCGACCATAGCGCGCAAGGCACTGGAGGCGGTCGGCATTCCGGTGCTGGAGAACGATATCGTGCGCCTGGAGAAGGACGGGCATGGCTTCTGGGTCGCCGGGCTTGCCGACCAGCTCGCCCTGCTGCCGAACAAGGAGCACCGAGGGTTCAAGGGCCTGGACGACCTCGACGGCACGCTGGCCAGGGTCAGCGATACTTCGCCCGTCATCCTGCTGGCGCATGAGCCGGATATCTTTCCGAAGGTGCCGGGACGGGTCGCGCTGACCCTTTCGGGCCATACCCATGGCGGGCAGGTGCGGCTGTTCGGCTACTCGCCGGTGGTGCCGTCGCGTTTCGGCAACCGCTACGCCTATGGCCATGTCGTGGAAACCGATCGCAATCTGATCGTCTCGGGCGGGCTTGGCTTCAGCATCCTGCCGGTGCGTTTTGGCGTTCGCCCGGAAATCCTGTCGATCGATCTCGGATAG
- the tolQ gene encoding protein TolQ, translating to MENIALADPGAQLSIWALFAQASWVVKLVMIGLLCASVWTWAIIVDKLVSYTRMRAALNRFEQVFWSGQSLEELYRTLADRKTSGMGAIFVAAMREWKKSFEKGAKTPLGLQTRIDKAMDLALTREMEKLEGRLGFLATTGSAAPFIGLFGTVIGIMTSFQAIAGSKNTSLAVVAPGIAEALLATAIGLLAAIPAVIAYNKLSSDASKIAVRMEGFSDEFSAILSRQIDEKVAPKA from the coding sequence ATGGAAAATATCGCACTCGCCGATCCGGGCGCGCAATTGTCGATTTGGGCGCTGTTCGCGCAGGCCAGCTGGGTGGTCAAGCTGGTCATGATCGGCTTGCTTTGCGCCTCAGTGTGGACCTGGGCGATTATCGTCGACAAGCTGGTTTCCTATACCCGCATGCGGGCGGCCCTCAATCGCTTCGAGCAGGTTTTCTGGTCTGGGCAGTCACTGGAGGAGCTTTACCGCACGCTGGCTGACCGCAAGACATCAGGCATGGGCGCCATTTTCGTCGCCGCGATGCGCGAATGGAAGAAGAGTTTCGAGAAGGGCGCGAAAACGCCGCTTGGCCTGCAGACCCGCATCGACAAGGCCATGGACCTGGCGCTGACCCGCGAAATGGAAAAGCTTGAAGGCCGGCTCGGCTTCCTCGCCACCACCGGTTCAGCGGCACCCTTCATCGGCCTGTTTGGCACCGTCATCGGCATCATGACCTCGTTCCAGGCCATCGCCGGCTCCAAGAACACCAGTCTCGCGGTGGTCGCGCCCGGCATCGCCGAGGCGCTGCTGGCGACGGCCATAGGCCTGCTCGCCGCCATTCCCGCCGTCATCGCCTACAACAAGCTGTCGTCGGACGCGAGCAAGATCGCGGTGCGCATGGAAGGGTTCTCCGACGAGTTCTCCGCCATACTCTCGCGCCAAATCGATGAAAAAGTCGCGCCGAAGGCCTGA
- a CDS encoding energy transducer TonB, with protein sequence MRTGLTTSVILHTAALAFGLFTLSAPPPLAPSDVESVAVDIVPVEAVAQTLQGDKKAVVHEKPAPVPTQRPDVVPDAQKVGENTVDTEKPITPEAKPKPVDTTSAPAPAPTPIEKPKPEDVPKPQEKPKPIPATEVAPAPQPKQEVKPEPVKQADPKPTPVKEQKPAPQQDKTAAIDPTPEVKPDAVAEAIAKDPPPTEEAQLPDSAPAPEARPKPQPAPAESAKAPERKDADKPVKEASSKPKSDDKQFNADEISAMLDKQKPSGGGAKRSTQQASLGADKTHGQKLSQSEMGALSDQLGGCWTLPVGLEGSENFVAVVLFNLDSSGKLDGRPSVEKSSGNRQFDESAVRAVQKCNMAGLQVPPGKQDIWAQVRVTFDPREMLGL encoded by the coding sequence ATGAGGACCGGCCTCACCACATCGGTGATCTTGCATACGGCTGCGCTGGCCTTTGGCCTGTTCACGCTGTCGGCGCCGCCTCCGCTTGCGCCGTCCGATGTCGAGTCGGTCGCGGTCGACATTGTTCCCGTGGAAGCGGTGGCGCAAACGCTGCAAGGCGACAAGAAGGCCGTGGTGCATGAAAAGCCGGCGCCGGTACCGACCCAGCGTCCTGACGTTGTTCCGGACGCCCAGAAGGTTGGCGAGAACACTGTCGATACCGAAAAGCCGATAACGCCGGAAGCCAAGCCGAAGCCCGTCGACACCACATCGGCGCCCGCGCCGGCACCGACGCCGATCGAAAAGCCGAAGCCCGAGGATGTGCCGAAGCCGCAGGAAAAACCCAAGCCCATTCCGGCGACGGAAGTGGCGCCGGCACCGCAGCCCAAGCAAGAGGTCAAGCCCGAGCCGGTCAAGCAGGCTGATCCCAAGCCGACGCCGGTCAAGGAACAGAAGCCGGCACCGCAGCAGGACAAGACCGCCGCGATCGATCCGACGCCGGAGGTCAAGCCCGATGCCGTCGCCGAAGCCATAGCGAAAGATCCGCCGCCGACCGAGGAGGCGCAACTTCCGGATTCTGCACCGGCTCCGGAAGCCCGCCCGAAGCCGCAGCCGGCACCGGCCGAAAGCGCCAAGGCACCGGAACGCAAGGATGCCGACAAGCCGGTCAAGGAAGCATCCTCCAAGCCGAAGTCGGACGACAAGCAGTTCAATGCCGACGAGATTTCCGCTATGCTCGACAAGCAGAAGCCGTCGGGCGGCGGCGCCAAGCGCTCGACCCAGCAGGCCTCGCTCGGGGCCGACAAGACCCACGGACAGAAGCTTTCGCAAAGCGAGATGGGCGCCCTGTCGGATCAGCTTGGCGGTTGCTGGACCTTGCCGGTCGGGCTCGAGGGCTCGGAGAACTTCGTCGCCGTCGTGCTGTTCAACCTGGACTCCTCGGGCAAGCTCGATGGCCGCCCGAGCGTGGAAAAATCGAGTGGAAACCGCCAGTTCGACGAAAGCGCCGTGCGGGCGGTCCAGAAATGCAACATGGCCGGCCTGCAAGTTCCTCCCGGCAAACAGGATATCTGGGCCCAGGTCCGGGTGACCTTCGATCCGAGGGAGATGCTGGGCCTCTAG
- a CDS encoding four helix bundle protein, with translation MEKAGNYVRRARDLEVYKRAYTVSLEVHKATLTFPKMEQYALADQLRRSTKGICANLAEGFAKQTHSKAEFARFISMAMGSCSEAETWISYAFDLGYIAQAQLDDWLQSYAHVYGMLVNLREKLA, from the coding sequence ATGGAGAAGGCAGGGAACTATGTAAGGCGCGCGAGGGACCTGGAGGTCTACAAGCGTGCCTATACAGTTTCTCTGGAGGTGCACAAAGCCACTCTCACTTTCCCGAAAATGGAGCAATACGCGCTAGCCGACCAACTGCGCCGCTCCACAAAAGGGATTTGCGCCAATCTGGCGGAGGGATTTGCAAAGCAAACCCACTCCAAGGCGGAGTTCGCGCGGTTCATCTCGATGGCCATGGGCTCATGCAGTGAAGCGGAGACCTGGATTTCGTATGCTTTCGACCTTGGGTATATTGCGCAGGCGCAACTCGATGATTGGTTGCAATCCTACGCACATGTCTACGGCATGCTGGTGAATTTGAGAGAGAAGCTCGCATGA
- the tolR gene encoding protein TolR, translated as MGMSVGMGGRGGRGHRRRGRHHALMSEINVTPMVDVMLVLLIIFMVAAPMLTVGVPIDLPDTQAKAMNADTQPITVSINAAGQIFLQETEIPIEDLVAKLQAISKTGYDERIFIRGDKATDYGTAMKVMARVSAAGYKNIGLVSLQEQDQ; from the coding sequence ATGGGTATGTCCGTAGGCATGGGAGGACGCGGCGGGCGCGGCCACAGGCGGCGTGGCCGCCACCATGCGTTGATGTCGGAGATCAACGTCACGCCGATGGTCGACGTGATGCTGGTGCTGCTGATCATCTTCATGGTCGCCGCGCCGATGCTGACGGTCGGCGTGCCGATCGACCTGCCGGATACGCAGGCCAAGGCGATGAATGCCGACACCCAGCCGATCACCGTGTCGATCAATGCCGCCGGCCAGATCTTCCTCCAGGAAACCGAGATTCCGATCGAGGATCTGGTGGCCAAGCTCCAGGCCATTTCGAAGACCGGCTATGACGAGCGTATTTTCATCCGTGGCGACAAGGCCACCGACTATGGCACGGCAATGAAGGTGATGGCCCGCGTTTCGGCCGCTGGCTACAAGAATATCGGCCTGGTTTCACTGCAGGAACAGGATCAATAG